The following proteins are co-located in the Vibrio azureus genome:
- a CDS encoding NADAR family protein, giving the protein MKITKMKSLIDALNNGEKFKYLFFWGHQEKSNQVTKSSLSQWYISGFQENGNTFPTAEHYMMYYKAKLFDDAKAAEKVLLSPTAKEAKQIGREVIGFNQKQWNEKRFEIVVNANFAKFSQNKALKDFLLNTGDQIIVEASPVDKIWGVGMSQDNPAISDPYSWKGLNLLGFALMEVRDRLLSQEQ; this is encoded by the coding sequence ATGAAAATTACAAAAATGAAATCGCTTATTGACGCTTTAAATAATGGAGAAAAGTTCAAATATCTCTTTTTTTGGGGGCATCAAGAAAAAAGCAACCAAGTAACGAAGAGCAGCTTGAGTCAATGGTACATTTCAGGGTTTCAAGAAAATGGTAATACGTTTCCTACAGCTGAACATTATATGATGTATTACAAAGCCAAGTTATTTGATGATGCAAAAGCCGCTGAAAAAGTCCTTTTATCTCCCACAGCCAAGGAAGCCAAGCAAATTGGCCGAGAAGTGATAGGTTTTAATCAAAAACAATGGAATGAGAAACGATTTGAGATTGTCGTAAATGCTAACTTTGCTAAGTTCTCTCAAAACAAAGCTCTAAAAGACTTTTTACTCAATACTGGCGACCAAATCATAGTTGAAGCCAGCCCCGTTGATAAGATTTGGGGAGTGGGCATGAGCCAGGATAATCCTGCTATTTCAGATCCATACAGCTGGAAAGGGCTTAACCTATTAGGGTTTGCACTTATGGAGGTGAGAGATAGGCTACTAAGCCAAGAACAATAA
- a CDS encoding sodium-dependent transporter, which translates to MATTNTAAPRDTWGSKLGFVMAAAGSAVGLGNIWKFPYTAGESGGGAFVAIYLLFVIFIGFSVMLTEFAIGRKTGLSAVGAFKSTDRRWTFTGVIGVLSGLLIMGFYPVVGGWALAYIFKIGGGLLNTPDAIGDSFGGFISDPVQPLMWMALYLFLNVLIVIKGISGGIEKAGKVLMPLLFLILIIVSVKGLMLPGAMAGLEFLFMPDFSKVDSNVVLAALGQAFFSLSLGMGCMMTYGSYLRKKENLVQTTGMVTAMDTGVAILAGIAMFPAMFAFGMEPAAGPGLVFVVVPQLFAEMGGLIGFLLALMFFIGLTVAALTSSVSLLEVVVSYLIDEKGFKRSTAVLSSSIVMASLCVIASLSLGGIGPTLFGTGAFDIFDLLTDKIFLAVGGMLVCIFAGWRLNRADLEKEITNDGKVSFPLFGLWYNLVKYVIPVAIAIVAFMGIKSGFDSGKGEIMLIGIGIIVITGLFSKKL; encoded by the coding sequence GTGGCTACAACGAATACAGCAGCACCACGTGATACGTGGGGGTCTAAACTAGGCTTTGTAATGGCAGCAGCGGGGTCCGCTGTAGGTTTGGGCAATATATGGAAGTTCCCATATACAGCAGGTGAAAGTGGCGGCGGTGCATTTGTCGCAATCTACCTTTTATTTGTTATTTTTATTGGCTTTAGTGTAATGCTTACAGAGTTTGCTATTGGCCGAAAAACAGGTTTATCAGCCGTTGGAGCTTTTAAATCGACGGATCGCCGTTGGACTTTTACGGGAGTGATTGGTGTTTTAAGTGGCCTACTCATCATGGGTTTTTATCCCGTTGTTGGGGGCTGGGCTTTAGCTTATATCTTTAAAATCGGTGGCGGTTTATTGAATACGCCTGATGCGATTGGTGACAGCTTTGGTGGCTTCATTTCTGATCCCGTACAACCTTTGATGTGGATGGCTCTATATTTATTTTTGAACGTGCTAATCGTTATCAAGGGCATCTCTGGAGGGATTGAAAAAGCGGGTAAAGTACTAATGCCACTGCTTTTCCTAATTCTGATTATTGTTTCGGTAAAAGGCTTAATGCTTCCTGGTGCTATGGCTGGGCTTGAGTTCTTGTTCATGCCTGACTTTTCTAAAGTCGACAGCAACGTCGTATTGGCCGCGTTGGGGCAGGCTTTCTTTTCTCTTAGTTTAGGTATGGGCTGCATGATGACGTATGGTTCGTACTTGAGAAAGAAAGAGAACCTTGTACAGACAACAGGCATGGTGACCGCAATGGATACAGGCGTTGCGATTCTCGCTGGTATTGCTATGTTCCCTGCGATGTTTGCTTTTGGCATGGAACCCGCTGCAGGCCCTGGTCTCGTATTTGTTGTCGTGCCGCAACTTTTTGCAGAAATGGGTGGTTTGATCGGTTTCCTATTAGCATTGATGTTCTTTATCGGCTTGACAGTCGCCGCTTTGACGTCTTCCGTTTCTTTACTTGAAGTTGTGGTTTCATATTTGATTGATGAAAAAGGCTTTAAGCGTTCCACCGCAGTGTTAAGCTCAAGTATTGTGATGGCGTCACTTTGTGTTATTGCTTCACTATCTCTTGGTGGGATTGGTCCAACACTGTTTGGAACTGGGGCGTTTGATATCTTTGACTTACTAACGGATAAAATCTTCCTTGCAGTAGGTGGTATGTTAGTGTGTATCTTTGCTGGATGGCGTTTAAACCGTGCAGATTTAGAAAAAGAAATCACTAACGACGGCAAAGTTTCATTCCCTCTATTTGGTCTGTGGTATAACTTAGTCAAGTATGTCATCCCTGTTGCTATCGCGATTGTTGCTTTCATGGGCATTAAATCAGGCTTTGATAGCGGTAAAGGGGAAATCATGCTAATCGGTATTGGAATCATTGTTATTACAGGTTTGTTCTCTAAAAAGCTGTAA
- a CDS encoding lipase secretion chaperone, whose translation MEKCHLFGWGCLTLAASVALLSILSNQEPDHRSASLQSPSQLDTELDVSSVKDFFEYQLSTQGEQTLNKIIHNFDSDSSVAVFEGSVEQDLFHRYIEYKQALLDLNPLPSSQLSLQHLIEIEGVITTLQDKFFTHSEKDRLFGQQNLLRRFTIQKQEIIATTHDPLLQQQLLDDLLSQQPNYIQQVNKNKQLIMQLASTSQLNLQDKYIQHVSLVGEKGAKRLQDLENQQRDFQAALNGYLQQRDDILEYDGLSTEQKNTEIALLRTQSFAEQQQRRVQALERIYDNQR comes from the coding sequence ATGGAAAAATGTCATCTTTTTGGGTGGGGATGTCTTACTCTAGCTGCAAGCGTTGCCTTGCTCTCTATATTGAGCAATCAAGAACCTGACCATCGTTCTGCATCATTGCAAAGCCCTTCACAGCTCGATACTGAGCTTGATGTGTCTTCGGTTAAGGACTTTTTTGAATATCAATTAAGTACTCAAGGTGAACAAACTCTCAACAAAATCATACACAATTTTGATTCTGATTCGTCCGTAGCTGTGTTTGAAGGGAGCGTAGAACAGGATTTATTTCATCGTTATATTGAGTATAAACAAGCCCTTTTAGACTTAAATCCATTACCATCTTCTCAGCTATCTCTCCAACATTTAATTGAAATTGAGGGTGTGATAACCACACTTCAAGATAAGTTTTTCACACATTCAGAAAAGGATCGGTTATTCGGGCAACAAAATCTCCTGAGACGGTTCACGATTCAAAAGCAAGAGATCATAGCCACAACTCACGATCCTTTGTTACAGCAACAATTGCTTGATGATCTACTTAGTCAGCAACCCAACTATATACAGCAGGTGAATAAGAACAAGCAATTAATCATGCAGTTAGCCAGTACTTCTCAATTAAACCTACAAGACAAATATATACAGCATGTGAGTTTAGTCGGTGAAAAAGGGGCAAAAAGGCTGCAAGACCTTGAAAACCAACAACGAGATTTTCAGGCTGCACTTAATGGTTATTTACAGCAACGAGATGATATCCTCGAATATGATGGATTAAGTACAGAACAAAAAAATACAGAAATTGCCCTCCTCCGAACACAAAGTTTTGCAGAGCAACAACAACGTCGCGTTCAAGCCTTAGAGCGAATATATGATAACCAGCGATAA
- a CDS encoding HAD family hydrolase, which produces MVPFPLQLDKIKAVVFDLDNTLVSSDINFNELRQQLGCPKTTDLLDFVDAIDHPAHRENAHSMIFDYEISDAQQSSPMMGCHELLAYLQQSKIKTAIVTRNCQIATRRKLENNHISVERVITRECFPPKPDPLSLQILAKEWRVLPHEVLYVGDYLYDLQAAYNAQMPSCLVHHGNVESFNDAASLALNELSDLLAYFQSLPNVIK; this is translated from the coding sequence ATGGTTCCATTCCCTTTACAGCTCGATAAAATTAAAGCTGTTGTATTTGATCTAGATAACACATTAGTAAGTTCTGATATAAATTTTAATGAGTTACGTCAACAGCTTGGTTGTCCAAAAACGACTGATCTCTTGGATTTTGTCGATGCGATTGACCACCCCGCTCATCGAGAAAACGCACACAGTATGATTTTTGATTATGAGATTTCTGACGCCCAGCAATCCTCTCCAATGATGGGATGTCATGAGCTTTTAGCCTACTTACAACAAAGTAAAATCAAAACGGCTATCGTAACGCGTAACTGCCAAATCGCGACGAGGCGCAAACTTGAAAACAATCACATCTCTGTAGAACGGGTGATTACACGTGAATGTTTTCCCCCTAAACCCGATCCACTTTCTCTTCAGATTCTTGCAAAAGAGTGGCGTGTCTTGCCTCATGAAGTCCTGTATGTAGGAGATTACCTTTACGACTTACAAGCAGCGTATAATGCTCAAATGCCCTCTTGCTTAGTTCATCATGGTAATGTGGAGAGTTTTAATGATGCCGCCTCATTGGCGCTTAATGAATTGAGTGATTTATTGGCTTATTTTCAATCTTTACCAAATGTCATTAAATAA
- a CDS encoding LexA family protein, producing MNVIPISASAGITGFESPAAEYRQLALDLDDLLIENPSATFLGRASGDSMQGVGIFDGDILIVDRHMQLKNMDVIVANLNGEFVCKILDIPQRRLLSANSAYSPVLIEECDVFTVEGLVIRSIRCHRASSQLER from the coding sequence ATGAATGTCATACCAATTTCAGCCAGTGCAGGTATTACTGGCTTTGAATCTCCTGCAGCAGAATACCGACAGCTAGCACTCGATCTAGATGATCTTCTAATTGAAAACCCAAGTGCCACTTTTTTGGGTCGTGCCAGTGGTGACTCGATGCAAGGTGTCGGGATCTTTGATGGTGATATCCTCATTGTTGATAGGCATATGCAACTCAAGAATATGGATGTCATTGTTGCGAACCTTAATGGCGAGTTTGTGTGTAAGATACTTGATATACCACAGCGACGTTTATTATCGGCTAATTCGGCTTATTCACCTGTACTTATAGAAGAGTGTGACGTGTTTACGGTTGAAGGTTTAGTGATACGTTCTATTCGTTGTCATCGAGCCAGTTCTCAGCTGGAGCGATAA
- the cls gene encoding cardiolipin synthase, with protein sequence MDKFYHFLTLTGVGFYWLLVAGVTIRVVLKRRAVSVSLAWLMVIYIVPVLGVVCYFLFGELNLGRKRAERAKDMFSPFQQWFTQLNDCNAHVPEAMGRHIYRIDELCNNRLGLPALSGNSLSLQQSPQEILHSIIKDIENAQHSIRMVFYIWYPGGLADSVASALIQASKRGVKVKLLLDSAGSPTFFRSHWHKMMLAAGIEVVQALEVNMWRIFLRRLDLRQHRKIIVIDDDIAYTGSMNLVDPAFFKQNSGVGQWIDIMVRLTGPTVNVLSAIHCWDWEVETGERALPQHPKCLQKNDYLHPIQVVPSGPGMPEHLIYQVLTLAINQANRSVRITTPYFVPSADLLGTLQMTAQRGIDVELIIPHKNDSMMVQWASRSFYSDLLSAGVKIFEFYGGLLHTKSVVIDEEFCLVGTVNMDMRSLWLNFEVTLAVDDVDFTKQMSSLQSSYIKQSHLVDKDKWQQRSLFSRFLERVFYLFNPLL encoded by the coding sequence ATGGATAAGTTTTATCACTTTCTTACTCTAACTGGCGTTGGTTTTTACTGGCTACTTGTCGCTGGTGTCACCATTCGCGTTGTTTTGAAACGACGGGCTGTAAGCGTCTCACTCGCTTGGCTCATGGTCATCTACATTGTGCCTGTACTTGGTGTTGTCTGTTATTTCCTGTTTGGTGAGTTAAATCTTGGACGTAAACGTGCTGAACGCGCTAAAGACATGTTTTCCCCTTTCCAGCAATGGTTTACTCAGCTCAATGACTGTAATGCTCATGTTCCTGAAGCAATGGGCCGTCATATCTATCGTATTGATGAATTGTGTAATAATCGGCTTGGCTTACCAGCCTTAAGCGGTAATAGTCTTTCCTTACAACAATCACCACAAGAAATCCTACATTCGATTATTAAAGACATTGAGAATGCCCAACATTCGATTCGAATGGTTTTTTACATTTGGTATCCTGGTGGTTTGGCGGACTCGGTTGCTTCTGCTTTAATTCAAGCCTCTAAACGAGGAGTTAAGGTCAAATTATTACTAGACTCTGCAGGAAGCCCAACTTTTTTCCGGAGTCATTGGCATAAAATGATGTTGGCTGCTGGTATTGAAGTTGTTCAAGCATTAGAAGTGAATATGTGGCGGATATTTCTGCGTCGTTTGGATCTGCGTCAACATCGAAAAATTATCGTCATTGATGATGACATTGCCTACACTGGCTCGATGAACTTAGTCGACCCTGCATTTTTCAAGCAAAATAGTGGTGTTGGACAATGGATCGACATTATGGTGCGTTTAACTGGCCCAACAGTTAATGTCCTCAGTGCCATTCACTGTTGGGACTGGGAAGTTGAAACCGGTGAACGTGCACTTCCTCAACACCCTAAATGCCTTCAGAAAAACGATTATTTACATCCAATCCAAGTCGTCCCATCGGGTCCTGGTATGCCTGAGCATTTAATTTATCAAGTTTTAACTCTCGCGATCAATCAAGCGAATCGCTCTGTCAGGATCACTACCCCCTACTTTGTTCCTAGTGCTGACCTGCTTGGCACACTGCAAATGACAGCACAACGAGGAATCGATGTTGAGCTTATTATCCCACATAAAAATGACTCAATGATGGTTCAATGGGCTTCACGATCTTTCTACAGTGACCTTCTTTCGGCAGGAGTTAAAATCTTCGAATTCTATGGGGGTTTATTGCATACAAAATCTGTTGTTATTGATGAAGAATTTTGCCTAGTCGGCACCGTCAATATGGATATGCGTAGTTTATGGCTTAATTTTGAAGTAACCCTCGCCGTCGATGATGTTGATTTTACAAAGCAAATGTCCTCTTTACAAAGCTCTTACATTAAACAATCGCATCTTGTTGATAAAGATAAATGGCAGCAGCGAAGTCTTTTCTCTCGGTTTCTCGAACGTGTGTTTTATTTATTTAACCCACTTCTTTAA
- a CDS encoding Y-family DNA polymerase produces MFALVDANAFYCSAEQVFQPNWRGKAIVVLSNNDGCVVAANQQAKAMGVEKFKPYFQMKALCEQRGVIVLSSNYELYADLSTKMMQVIGRFAPEQYIYSIDESFLSFTQTERAIPCLRSHGVALRQAVWRECRLPVCVGMGPTLTLAKVANHAAKKIQGYQGVCVLDRESERKQVLSQLSVNAVWGVGRRLTTHLKHLGITTALQLADYPAKIARKTFNVELERTILELNGQPCKRWDEARTDKKQIFSTRSFGHRIEEQSLLSQALCQHAAIASRKARQQGSLCRVMVAFASSSPFDDIPYSQRAIYRFAYPTADVTNITKVVSQLAKELFKQGVRFYKVGVGLLDLVDGRQEQPDLFNPQPNNAPLMTLFDGLNKRYGQNTLFLGAQGCEQKWQMRRQFLTPQYTTCWSDLPIIRC; encoded by the coding sequence ATGTTTGCACTAGTCGATGCTAATGCCTTTTATTGTAGTGCTGAGCAAGTTTTTCAGCCAAATTGGCGAGGAAAGGCAATAGTGGTCCTTTCCAATAATGATGGTTGTGTGGTTGCGGCTAATCAACAGGCTAAAGCAATGGGAGTAGAAAAGTTTAAGCCTTACTTTCAAATGAAAGCTCTTTGCGAGCAGCGCGGAGTCATCGTACTTTCTTCCAACTACGAACTGTATGCGGATTTATCAACAAAGATGATGCAGGTGATTGGCCGTTTTGCTCCGGAGCAATATATCTATTCAATTGATGAATCTTTTTTGTCTTTTACACAAACTGAGCGAGCGATACCTTGTTTACGTTCTCATGGTGTTGCTTTACGCCAAGCGGTATGGCGGGAATGTCGCTTACCTGTTTGTGTGGGAATGGGGCCAACCCTTACGTTGGCTAAAGTGGCGAATCATGCCGCGAAGAAAATACAGGGATATCAAGGTGTCTGTGTATTAGATAGAGAATCCGAGCGCAAACAGGTACTCTCTCAGTTATCGGTTAATGCAGTATGGGGTGTGGGTAGACGCCTAACGACACACTTAAAGCATCTAGGTATTACCACGGCGCTGCAGTTGGCTGATTATCCAGCTAAAATAGCGCGCAAGACATTTAATGTTGAGCTGGAACGAACGATACTAGAGCTAAATGGTCAGCCATGTAAACGGTGGGATGAAGCCCGCACGGATAAAAAGCAAATTTTTTCGACACGAAGCTTTGGTCATCGTATTGAAGAGCAATCATTATTAAGTCAAGCTCTTTGTCAACATGCGGCAATTGCTTCTCGTAAGGCCAGGCAGCAGGGCTCCCTGTGCCGAGTCATGGTTGCTTTTGCTTCGAGTTCTCCATTTGATGATATTCCCTATAGTCAGCGAGCAATATACCGCTTTGCTTATCCAACGGCAGATGTTACTAACATTACTAAGGTGGTCTCTCAACTAGCTAAGGAGCTATTCAAACAGGGGGTTCGTTTTTATAAAGTCGGGGTTGGACTACTGGATTTGGTCGACGGCCGACAAGAGCAGCCGGATTTGTTCAACCCCCAGCCTAACAATGCACCTTTGATGACGTTATTCGATGGGTTAAATAAGCGCTATGGTCAAAATACGTTATTTCTTGGAGCACAAGGGTGTGAACAAAAGTGGCAGATGAGGCGCCAGTTTTTGACACCTCAATATACGACATGCTGGTCTGACTTACCAATCATTCGATGCTAA
- a CDS encoding cystathionine beta-lyase: MSEGKNTKLISAGRNSEWTHGVVNPPVQRASTIVFNSVAEKKHATINRANKALFYGRRGTQTHFALQDAMVTLEGGAGCALYPCGTAAISNTILSFIETGDHILMVDSCYEPTRDFCDVILKKMRVDTTYFDPLIGNNIRKLIQPNTKILFLESPGSITMEVMDVPSIAAIAHEYGIIVVLDNTWGAGVNFSPFEHGVDISIQAATKYIVGHSDVMLGTAVATEQYWDQLREQSYLMGQCVSADDAYLALRGIRTLDVRLRQHAENSLKVAQWLTQRSEVDHVRHPSLPTCPGHEFFSRDFSGGNGLFSFVLKTSRPQATTALLDGMKHFAMGYSWGGFESLILANEPNSFKSLRTVANPNFSGTLIRLHIGLEDVDDLITDLEQGFARYNSTLANL; this comes from the coding sequence ATGTCTGAAGGGAAAAATACAAAACTGATCTCAGCGGGCCGCAATAGTGAGTGGACTCATGGCGTTGTAAACCCTCCAGTTCAACGTGCTTCAACAATTGTATTTAATAGCGTTGCCGAAAAAAAACATGCCACGATCAATCGAGCCAACAAGGCATTATTTTATGGTCGAAGGGGAACTCAAACACACTTTGCTCTTCAAGATGCTATGGTGACTCTTGAAGGAGGGGCTGGATGTGCTTTATACCCTTGTGGCACTGCCGCAATTTCCAACACGATACTTTCATTTATTGAAACCGGTGATCATATTTTAATGGTTGATTCGTGCTACGAACCAACAAGAGATTTTTGTGATGTCATCTTAAAAAAAATGAGGGTTGATACGACTTATTTTGACCCTTTAATTGGCAATAATATTCGTAAGCTGATCCAACCTAACACCAAAATTTTGTTTTTAGAGTCCCCTGGTTCCATTACGATGGAAGTCATGGACGTCCCTAGCATCGCAGCGATTGCTCATGAGTACGGTATCATCGTTGTACTCGATAATACTTGGGGAGCAGGTGTCAACTTTTCTCCTTTTGAACATGGTGTAGATATATCTATTCAAGCTGCCACAAAATATATTGTTGGCCATTCCGATGTCATGCTTGGTACCGCTGTTGCTACTGAACAATATTGGGACCAATTACGAGAGCAAAGTTACCTAATGGGGCAATGTGTCTCTGCTGATGATGCTTATCTTGCATTACGAGGGATACGTACGCTCGATGTACGTTTACGTCAACATGCCGAAAATAGCCTCAAAGTTGCCCAATGGCTTACACAGCGCTCAGAAGTTGACCACGTTCGTCATCCAAGCCTACCAACCTGCCCTGGTCATGAATTTTTCTCAAGGGACTTTTCCGGAGGTAATGGGCTTTTTTCGTTTGTTTTAAAAACCAGCCGACCTCAGGCAACAACAGCTCTGCTCGATGGAATGAAGCATTTTGCGATGGGCTATTCATGGGGAGGGTTTGAAAGTTTGATCTTGGCAAATGAGCCGAATAGTTTCAAATCGCTCCGCACTGTCGCTAATCCAAATTTTTCAGGCACACTAATACGCCTTCATATTGGTTTGGAAGATGTGGATGATTTGATTACCGACCTAGAGCAAGGGTTCGCTCGTTACAACTCGACTTTAGCCAATCTGTAA
- a CDS encoding fimbrial protein gives MNKFNKMLFIVALSGFGLSNAAIAGNTGTIRFIGSVTSQTCNIVGEQDNIYSNTITLGDYTKDEVLDGRTTEKLFNLRAFNDNQQECTPQGSIEISWTPINGWDQGGLMNTGTANDVVVKLMDKDSVAFGPLRNNVIYSQSFAATYPFKAQLISSGTGVSAGSVRAAASFIVVYQ, from the coding sequence GTGAATAAATTTAACAAGATGTTGTTTATAGTGGCTCTTTCTGGATTTGGCCTTTCAAATGCTGCAATAGCTGGTAACACGGGTACTATTAGGTTTATAGGTTCTGTAACAAGTCAGACTTGTAACATAGTTGGAGAGCAAGACAATATATATAGTAATACGATTACGTTAGGTGATTATACGAAAGATGAAGTTTTAGATGGTAGGACTACAGAGAAGTTATTTAACCTTCGTGCTTTTAATGATAATCAACAGGAATGCACACCACAAGGTTCAATCGAAATAAGCTGGACACCTATAAACGGGTGGGATCAAGGTGGGCTAATGAATACCGGAACAGCTAATGATGTGGTCGTAAAATTAATGGATAAAGACTCGGTCGCATTTGGTCCTTTAAGAAATAACGTCATCTACTCTCAGAGCTTTGCTGCCACATATCCATTCAAAGCACAGCTTATAAGTAGTGGAACTGGGGTATCTGCCGGAAGCGTTAGGGCTGCAGCAAGTTTTATAGTTGTATATCAATAA
- a CDS encoding fimbrial protein, whose product MKITLNKILTIISVTSVLASPMTHAEAEPGKIHFEGAVTATPCGIVPESLNQVVQLGQVSKANLLQGGASERQDFEIRLVNCTFGPNDNKTVSITFSGDTPMGFANELKTRGDSGNTVIKLYDHDENPVNFDQALEAVDLVEGSNEQNILHFSAEVAMSKQDGATVTEGDFDATSTFTLAYN is encoded by the coding sequence ATGAAAATTACACTAAATAAAATCCTTACTATTATTTCTGTAACTTCTGTACTGGCTAGCCCAATGACTCACGCTGAAGCAGAACCGGGTAAAATTCACTTTGAAGGCGCCGTGACTGCAACACCATGTGGTATTGTTCCGGAGTCTCTCAATCAAGTAGTTCAACTTGGTCAGGTAAGTAAAGCTAATTTATTACAGGGTGGTGCTTCTGAGCGTCAAGACTTCGAAATTCGTTTGGTTAACTGTACTTTTGGGCCTAATGACAACAAAACCGTATCGATCACTTTCTCTGGTGATACACCCATGGGATTTGCGAATGAACTTAAGACGCGCGGTGACTCAGGCAATACGGTGATCAAATTGTATGACCACGATGAAAACCCTGTTAACTTTGATCAAGCACTTGAAGCCGTTGACCTTGTAGAGGGCAGCAACGAGCAAAATATCTTGCACTTCTCGGCTGAAGTTGCCATGTCAAAGCAAGATGGTGCAACGGTTACAGAAGGGGACTTTGACGCGACATCAACATTTACTTTGGCTTACAACTAA